A stretch of Shewanella dokdonensis DNA encodes these proteins:
- a CDS encoding LysR family transcriptional regulator yields the protein MTLTQLRAFLAIADIGNMTRAAERLHVAQPALSKTLANLEQELGVALFDRQGRRLQLNAFGKVLLERSKRVFSELEQAKQQLTDMASNNAGHVTVGVTTSQILPNIFVDYLSQHTDVKFKLFQVAGRYEIARQLRDGVFDLCITSCRLHNCRVTTLSQNENCSPKSYS from the coding sequence ATGACGTTAACCCAATTAAGAGCATTTTTGGCTATTGCCGATATTGGCAATATGACCCGCGCCGCCGAACGCCTGCATGTCGCACAACCCGCGCTCAGTAAAACATTGGCAAATTTGGAACAAGAGTTGGGAGTAGCCTTGTTTGATCGACAAGGACGACGGCTGCAATTAAATGCCTTTGGCAAGGTATTGCTAGAGCGCAGCAAGCGGGTATTTAGCGAGTTAGAACAGGCCAAACAGCAGTTAACCGATATGGCAAGCAACAATGCGGGCCACGTCACCGTAGGGGTGACCACCTCGCAAATTCTGCCCAACATTTTTGTCGACTACCTATCGCAGCACACAGATGTAAAATTCAAACTGTTTCAGGTAGCTGGCCGCTATGAAATCGCGCGGCAGCTGCGCGATGGCGTGTTTGATCTGTGTATTACCTCCTGCCGATTACACAACTGTCGGGTAACAACACTGTCGCAGAACGAGAACTGTTCACCGAAGAGCTATTCTTAG
- a CDS encoding universal stress protein — MLGTRILVAYDGAELSAKALDTALQQLRENPQISVDVVFVEEVAPLRTGVEVVDEDIQRQRDAIFNQLRDKVAAAETVKLHRLRGQNVSYVLLRFAEEHNCNLIVLGSRGLTGIREFLGSVSHAVVQHSLVPVLIIK; from the coding sequence ATGTTAGGAACACGAATTTTAGTGGCATATGACGGCGCGGAGCTTTCTGCTAAAGCGCTGGATACCGCCTTGCAGCAGTTACGGGAAAATCCGCAAATCAGTGTTGATGTGGTATTTGTTGAGGAAGTGGCGCCGTTACGCACCGGGGTTGAAGTGGTTGATGAAGATATACAACGCCAACGCGATGCCATTTTCAATCAACTACGCGACAAAGTCGCCGCGGCGGAAACGGTAAAACTGCATCGTTTGCGTGGGCAAAATGTTTCCTACGTGCTGCTGCGTTTTGCCGAAGAACACAATTGCAATCTTATCGTTCTTGGCAGCCGTGGCCTTACCGGGATCCGCGAATTCCTCGGCAGTGTCAGCCATGCGGTTGTGCAGCATTCTTTAGTCCCAGTACTGATCATCAAATAA
- a CDS encoding MFS transporter, with protein sequence MTTTKSVLWTKNYLIDCVICFLINLAYYLTMVVITDYTLHTLHASLSVAGLACGIIILGALAARLFVGRSIERIGTKLCLYVGLLVFLLSAIANLWTQNIVLLCLVRFIQGVGFGAASTATATIMAQMVPSERRGEGTSYFSMFVTLATAIGPFAGLYAYQDGDLSLNLMLSSILLLIGCVLTFMLVPPKSVLPATAAATKKWASRYHLSLK encoded by the coding sequence ATGACTACGACCAAAAGTGTCCTATGGACAAAAAACTATCTTATTGATTGTGTTATCTGCTTTTTAATTAATCTGGCCTACTACCTGACAATGGTTGTGATTACTGACTACACCCTGCACACATTGCATGCTTCGCTAAGTGTGGCGGGATTGGCTTGCGGCATTATTATTTTGGGTGCTTTAGCCGCTAGGCTGTTTGTCGGGCGCTCTATTGAACGAATTGGCACCAAGCTGTGTTTGTATGTTGGGTTGCTCGTATTTTTACTGTCGGCGATTGCTAACCTATGGACACAAAATATTGTGTTGCTATGCCTGGTGCGATTTATTCAAGGTGTAGGGTTTGGGGCGGCGTCTACCGCCACCGCCACTATCATGGCGCAGATGGTTCCCAGTGAACGCCGTGGTGAAGGCACCAGCTACTTTTCGATGTTTGTTACTTTGGCTACCGCTATTGGCCCATTCGCTGGTTTGTACGCGTATCAAGATGGCGATTTGAGCCTTAACCTCATGTTGTCATCAATATTACTGCTGATTGGCTGTGTGCTGACCTTTATGCTTGTTCCCCCTAAAAGTGTGCTGCCAGCAACTGCCGCAGCAACCAAAAAATGGGCTTCTCGCTATCATCTTTCTTTGAAATGA
- a CDS encoding MFS transporter, protein MGFSLSSFFEMKALPLSAITFFVSIGFASLLSFISPYTASKGLETGGKFFFIMYAIFTLISRPLTGKLFDRKGDNIVMVPSFVLFAAGLCLLGFSDSNIAVLASGALIGMGFGTFMSCSQAIVIKLSPADSIGKANSTFFIFMDLGVGLGPLLLGKVIPLLQFSGMYELLAVVMLMCLVSYHFLHGRYVSAHQKNQLALQQHLNN, encoded by the coding sequence ATGGGCTTCTCGCTATCATCTTTCTTTGAAATGAAAGCACTGCCGCTGTCAGCTATCACCTTTTTTGTTTCTATCGGTTTTGCGTCATTGCTGAGTTTTATTTCACCTTATACCGCGAGTAAGGGCTTGGAGACCGGCGGTAAATTCTTCTTCATTATGTATGCTATTTTTACGCTGATCAGTCGCCCTCTAACGGGCAAATTGTTCGACCGTAAAGGCGATAATATTGTCATGGTGCCCTCATTTGTGCTTTTTGCGGCGGGCTTATGCTTGTTGGGATTCTCTGACAGCAATATCGCAGTGTTGGCATCCGGAGCCTTGATTGGCATGGGCTTTGGTACTTTTATGTCTTGCTCACAAGCGATAGTGATTAAACTGTCACCTGCAGACAGCATAGGCAAAGCCAATTCAACCTTTTTCATTTTTATGGATCTCGGTGTGGGATTAGGGCCATTGCTCTTGGGAAAAGTGATCCCGCTGCTGCAGTTTTCCGGTATGTATGAATTGTTAGCGGTAGTCATGCTGATGTGCCTAGTGTCGTACCATTTCTTGCATGGTCGTTATGTCAGCGCACATCAAAAAAATCAACTGGCGTTACAGCAACATCTGAACAATTAG
- a CDS encoding alpha/beta fold hydrolase, whose translation MSCYPDNWCVDKSQVASNTLVLFAHGAGADMQHTFMATIAQGLAAGGVDVVRFNFPYMQQSQLDGKRRPPNRAPVLLADFQQQLQLTIELLQPAHIILMGKSMGGRMAVMLAADVLPARVRGVICLGYPFLPKGKTAPRLAALQDCRLPVLIYQGERDSFGTQQQLQQWSLPAAVQLQWVSDGDHSFLPRKSASVTLHDNLTAVIHGSLLYIRSLL comes from the coding sequence GTGAGTTGTTACCCGGATAACTGGTGCGTCGATAAAAGCCAGGTTGCGAGCAACACCTTGGTGTTGTTTGCCCACGGTGCTGGTGCCGACATGCAACATACGTTCATGGCGACCATTGCCCAAGGCCTAGCTGCTGGTGGTGTTGACGTTGTCCGCTTTAACTTTCCCTATATGCAGCAAAGTCAACTTGACGGCAAGCGCCGACCACCCAATCGTGCGCCGGTGTTGCTGGCGGATTTTCAGCAACAACTACAATTGACCATTGAACTATTGCAGCCGGCTCACATCATATTGATGGGCAAATCCATGGGCGGTCGGATGGCTGTTATGCTGGCTGCCGATGTGTTGCCTGCGCGGGTGCGCGGCGTTATCTGCCTGGGCTATCCGTTTTTACCAAAAGGAAAAACTGCGCCGCGATTGGCCGCATTACAGGACTGTCGTTTGCCCGTGCTGATTTACCAAGGTGAACGCGACAGTTTTGGTACTCAGCAGCAACTGCAACAGTGGTCACTGCCCGCGGCGGTGCAATTGCAATGGGTTAGCGATGGTGACCACAGTTTCCTGCCCAGGAAAAGTGCTAGCGTGACGTTGCACGATAACCTCACCGCAGTGATCCATGGTTCACTGTTATATATCAGGAGTTTGTTATGA
- a CDS encoding DUF423 domain-containing protein produces the protein MKKGLFMLAAISGFLAVALGAFAAHGLKAVTTPDLIKIFDVGVEYQFYHTFALIAVALAGHWVKSPLLNWAAWLFIIGIILFSGSLYLYALSGVKMLGLITPFGGFCFLVGWALLASSMWRHRSDDL, from the coding sequence ATGAAAAAAGGCCTGTTTATGTTGGCCGCTATCAGTGGTTTTCTGGCTGTGGCGCTGGGAGCTTTTGCCGCACATGGTTTGAAAGCGGTGACCACCCCGGATTTGATTAAAATCTTTGACGTGGGGGTTGAGTATCAGTTTTATCACACCTTCGCGTTGATCGCGGTAGCACTGGCTGGGCATTGGGTTAAGTCGCCTTTGCTGAACTGGGCTGCGTGGTTATTTATCATCGGGATTATTCTATTTTCTGGCTCGCTTTATCTGTACGCCTTGTCCGGTGTCAAAATGCTGGGACTCATCACGCCGTTTGGTGGCTTCTGTTTCTTGGTCGGTTGGGCATTACTTGCCTCCTCAATGTGGCGTCATCGCAGTGACGATCTGTAA